The following coding sequences are from one Ornithodoros turicata isolate Travis chromosome 1, ASM3712646v1, whole genome shotgun sequence window:
- the LOC135378943 gene encoding uncharacterized protein LOC135378943 — translation MPGYGCLVEGCPNAAYSSDIRFHGLPSDDQRRQQWLATVPSRLWQGRKLENIRFCERHFTPSDYVMHPSVSRRLGLQRQMYRLEKTAVPSLNLAAVAEADRHMEVEDSQADWLEVVTSRESHQTTTTSQAASLVELSHLDLPVRHEETAGDASPSDLEMDYYDLAIPLEHEEVVSASHDLPCYSGAASPTKHWATAALEVPADPSARILEGTEYQKCLGSCGACCTRRKGTTVATQTTASDFRSAGLVSTSTQCNMELERLVALRSTAVQTDDATPAMAAPLTSSPVRPRSQELPPCPESPILHSSPAEAGGSEDEVDEGDRTYYPSMDGSTLEETQSETKLYEEPKYIVFESCLTELFKTCRECFQPCRCSFTTSGTLVTVLAECHQGHTFQWTSQPHIGKKAAGNALLSAALLYSGSSPTCTLRMLRQMRVQVLTDRQYYRYQGAYLFPTVNKVYKQQQEGLLEDLGTDPTSLASDGRCDSPGHSAKFLTYSFYSDRLNKIIHFEQVQVKESTEVQASSHMEKEGLVRGLKFMEDNHVHVASLTTDRHPATKKYMRTAKPGIKHYFDVWHVSKGIKKKLSASSNTVATRDLKQWIPATVNHIYWCAAVSGGDGDLLAAMWKSSVNHVANIHEGHDPSYPRCLHKPNQESAWLQPGSVAHAKFKAIVTAPLLLKDIPQLSPATQTYGLESFHSVLNNFAPKSTAFSPEGMLERTSLAILHFNENSCRKQAQTLTAEERWKLKVPKGRGGHIIACPVKEDATFSYVDILLDETLLRCSSLPSFKAALEEATPLATPPMTSDTYPRQRREDIIEARKSRFVQHPQ, via the exons ATGCCTGGTTACGGATGTCTGGTTGAAGGGTGTCCGAATGCGGCGTACTCATCGGATATTCGGTTTCATGGTTTACCGAGTGACGACCAGCGGCGGCAGCAATGGCTTGCGACAGTCCCGTCACGACTCTGGCAAGGTAGAAAGCTGGAGAACATTCGGTTCTGTGAACGGCATTTTACACCTTCCGACTACGTGATGCACCCCTCTGTGTCACGACGACTCGGACTGCAGCGACAGATGTACCGCCTGGAGAAGACGGCAGTTCCTTCTTTGAATCTAGCTGCAGTTGCAGAG GCTGATCGTCACATGGAAGTCGAAGACTCTCAAGCTGACTGGCTGGAAGTGGTCACATCTCGTGAGTCTCATCAG ACTACTACCACTAGCCAAGCTGCCTCATTAGTGGAACTTTCCCACCTGGACCTTCCTGTTCGACATGAG GAAACTGCAGGCGATGCAAGTCCTTCTGACCTCGAGATGGACTACTACGATCTGGCAATCCCACTTGAGCATGAG GAAGTGGTATCTGCCAGCCATGACCTCCCATGCTACTCAGGAGCTGCATCTCCAACTAAG CACTGGGCAACGGCAGCACTAGAGGTCCCGGCTGATCCCTCTGCACGTATACTTGAGGGAACTGAG TACCAAAAGTGCCTCGGATCATGTGGTGCTTGTTGTACAAGACGGAAGGGAACAACAGTAGCTACACAGACAACAGCATCGGACTTCAGATCTGCTGGCTTGGTCAGCACCT CCACCCAATGCAACATGGAGCTGGAGCGGTTGGTAGCTCTAAGGTCGACCGCTGTGCAAACGGATGACGCCACTCCTGCCATGGCAGCCCCTCTGACATCATCACCAGTGCGTCCCCGTTCACAAGAGCTTCCACCATGCCCAGAGTCTCCGATCCTGCATTCTTCACCAGCTGAGGCAGGTGGCAGTGAAGATGAGGTCGATGAAGGAGACCGGACATATTACCCTTCAATGGATGGGAGCACCTTAGA GGAGACACAAAGCGAGACAAAGCTCTACGAGGAGCCAAAATACATTGTTTTTGAGAGCTGCCTCACCGAGCTGTTCAAGACATGCCGGGAGTGCTTCCAGCCCTGCAGATGCTCCTTTACGACCAGTGGAACACTGGTGACAGTGCTGGCGGAGTGTCACCAGGGTCACACCTTTCAGTGGACGAGCCAGCCACACATAGGCAAAAAGGCAGCAGGGAATGCCTTGCTTTCTGCTGCACTTCTGTATAGCGGCTCGAGCCCCACCTGCACTTTACGCATGCTGAGGCAAATGCGTGTCCAGGTGCTCACAGACCGCCAGTATTACCGGTATCAGGGTGCATACCTATTCCCTACGGTCAATAAG GTgtacaaacaacaacaggaGGGGCTCCTCGAGGACCTGGGCACCGACCCCACTTCTCTTGCCTCAGATGGCAGGTGTGACTCGCCTGGCCACAGCGCAAAGTTCCTGACTTACAGCTTCTACTCTGATAGGCTAAACAAAATTATACACTTTGAGCAAGTTCAGGTGAAGGAG TCCACGGAAGTGCAGGCTAGCAGCCATATGGAGAAGGAGGGTCTTGTGCGAGGACTGAAGTTTATGGAGGACAACCATGTCCATGTGGCCTCTCTCACGACTGACCGGCACCCGGCCACAAAAAAGTACATGCGCACCGCCAAGCCAGGCATCAAACACTATTTCGACGTGTGGCATGTGTCGAAAG GCATAAAGAAGAAGCTCTCAGCCTCCAGCAACACTGTAGCCACAAGGGACCTCAAACAGTGGATACCAGCCACCGTCAACCATATATATTGGTGCGCTGCTGTGagtggtggtgacggtgactTGCTGGCTGCCATGTGGAAGAGCTCCGTAAATCACGTGGCTAACATCCATGAGGGTCATGACCCCAGCTACCCACGTTGTCTGCACAAGCCCAACCAGGAGTCAGCCTGGCTTCAGCCTG GATCTGTAGCACATGCAAAGTTCAAGGCCATTGTTACTGCTCCCCTCCTGCTGAAAGATATACCCCAACTGTCCCCTGCCACGCAGACATATGGCCTAGAAAGTTTCCATAGCGTGCTCAACAACTTCGCACCAAAGTCAACGGCATTTTCCCCTGAAGGAATGTTGGAGCG AACATCCCTCGCCATTCTCCACTTCAATGAAAATTCCTGCCGCAAACAAGCACAGACTTTGACTGCTGAAGAGCGTTGGAAACTGAAGGTGCCAAAAGGCAGGGGAGGGCACATCATTGCATGCCCAGTGAAGGAGGATGCAACATTCA GTTATGTTGACATCCTCCTCGACGAGACACTTCTAAGATGCTCCTCCCTACCTTCATTTAAAGCAGCACTTGAGGAAGCAACCCCACTTGCCACCCCACCAATGACCTCTGACACCTACCCACGACAACGCCGGGAGGACATCATTGAGGCCCGCAAGAGCAGATTCGTGCAGCATCCCCAGTGA